In a single window of the Biomphalaria glabrata chromosome 5, xgBioGlab47.1, whole genome shotgun sequence genome:
- the LOC129926149 gene encoding hemolymph lipopolysaccharide-binding protein-like, with the protein MFLSILVLILYATVVGAQMIGPTPAMDKYYSEYDTCGRGNFSDFRLQWLEHTPTMCLMWSNWPSTYIKAKEYCKRRGTRLGVFNTWDKMRILQRRNGLIYIGLDDLKTEGRFIWHNGEQLKSPNINVFFHKNEPSNSKGIEDCVVLKGSYLSDVPCTMIFLFVCELELGS; encoded by the exons atgtttttgtcaaTATTGGTTTTGATTCTCTACGCCACAGTTgttg GTGCCCAAATGATTGGCCCAACACCTGCCATGGACAAATATTACTCAGAATATGATACGTGTGGAAGAGGAAATTTTTCAGATTTTAGATTACAATGGCTAGAGCACACTCCTACAATGTGTCTTATGTGGTCCAATTGGCCTTCTACTTACATTAAAGCTAAAGAGTATTGTAAGC GACGTGGAACCAGGTTGGGCGTTTTCAATACATGGGATAAAATGAGAATTTTACAGAGACGAAACGGCTTGATCTATATTGGTTTAGATGACTTAAAAACTGAAGGCAGGTTCATATGGCATAACGGCGAACAGCTGAAAAGTCCAAACATCAATGTTTTCTTTCATAAAA aTGAGCCAAGTAATAGTAAAGGCATTGAAGACTGTGTTGTCTTGAAAGGGAGTTATCTCAGCGATGTACCGTGCACTATGATATTCCTCTTCGTGTGTGAATTAGAATTAGGATCATAA